The following are encoded in a window of Pirellulales bacterium genomic DNA:
- a CDS encoding aminotransferase class V-fold PLP-dependent enzyme, with protein sequence MLDPYDDAGWETLRTEWQFPPEVTYLNHGAFGPSPRRVRQERVTWIDRIESQPADFFERHLEHELHRVAARLGLLVGTAAESLVLLDNATAAMNVVAQSVQLAAGDEVLLTDHEYGAVARLWQQRCDLGGASLRTVALPTPLTSSDEVVERVIGAITPRTRLLVVSHVTSKTAVVLPVEAICQRARELGVLVCVDGPHALAMRPLDLATLDADFYAVSCHKWLAGPFGTGFLYAAPRVQAQVRPMLISWGTPPAGARGDWRDEFVWLGTRDPSAFMALPAAIDILEDIGIESFRQRTHDLARYARQQIAELAGLPPLVPDDRAWYGSMIAVPLPSGDPVALHQTLWQRYGIEVPVSLWQDRPLIRVSCHVYTRRADIDRLCEALRRELRSA encoded by the coding sequence ATGCTCGACCCTTACGACGACGCCGGCTGGGAGACACTTCGCACCGAGTGGCAATTCCCGCCCGAGGTGACTTACCTCAACCATGGCGCCTTTGGTCCGTCGCCGCGGCGGGTGCGCCAAGAGCGAGTCACCTGGATCGATCGGATCGAGTCGCAGCCGGCCGATTTCTTCGAGCGCCATCTCGAACATGAACTGCATCGCGTGGCGGCGCGGCTGGGATTGCTGGTCGGCACCGCGGCCGAGAGCCTGGTGCTGCTCGACAACGCCACCGCAGCCATGAACGTCGTCGCGCAGAGCGTGCAGCTTGCCGCGGGTGACGAAGTCTTGCTGACCGATCACGAGTACGGTGCCGTGGCGCGGCTATGGCAGCAGCGCTGCGATCTCGGCGGCGCGAGCCTGCGCACCGTGGCGCTGCCGACGCCGCTCACGTCGTCCGACGAAGTGGTCGAGCGCGTCATCGGGGCCATCACGCCGCGCACGCGCCTGCTGGTGGTCAGTCACGTCACGTCGAAGACGGCCGTGGTGCTTCCGGTCGAGGCGATTTGTCAGCGGGCACGCGAACTGGGCGTGCTGGTTTGCGTCGATGGACCGCATGCCCTGGCTATGCGACCGCTGGATCTGGCAACGCTCGACGCCGATTTCTATGCCGTGAGCTGCCATAAATGGCTCGCTGGACCTTTCGGCACAGGATTTCTCTATGCCGCCCCGCGCGTGCAAGCGCAGGTGCGGCCGATGCTCATCAGTTGGGGCACTCCGCCGGCCGGCGCACGCGGCGATTGGCGCGACGAATTTGTCTGGCTGGGCACCCGCGATCCTTCGGCTTTTATGGCTTTGCCGGCCGCGATCGATATTCTCGAGGACATCGGCATCGAAAGCTTTCGCCAGCGCACGCACGATTTGGCGCGGTATGCACGTCAGCAGATTGCAGAACTAGCCGGGCTGCCGCCGCTCGTGCCCGACGATCGGGCGTGGTACGGATCGATGATCGCCGTGCCGTTGCCCTCGGGCGATCCCGTCGCGCTCCATCAGACCCTGTGGCAACGGTATGGCATCGAAGTACCGGTTTCGCTGTGGCAGGATCGACCGCTCATCCGCGTGTCGTGCCATGTCTATACGCGCCGGGCTGACATCGATCGACTCTGCGAGGCGTTGCGCCGCGAATTGCGCAGCGCTTAA
- a CDS encoding carbon storage regulator — protein MLVLSRKLSESIVIDDTIVVTVLELGRGRVRLGIEAPASVPVHRQEVMINGNVPRRAAAPAPMPVASLPAAVPG, from the coding sequence ATGCTCGTCCTGTCGCGGAAGTTGAGTGAGTCGATCGTCATCGACGACACGATCGTCGTCACGGTGCTCGAACTCGGCCGCGGTCGCGTGCGGCTAGGAATCGAAGCGCCTGCATCCGTGCCCGTTCATCGACAGGAAGTCATGATAAACGGCAACGTGCCGCGCCGCGCGGCGGCCCCGGCGCCCATGCCGGTTGCCAGCTTGCCGGCGGCCGTCCCGGGCTGA
- a CDS encoding S26 family signal peptidase: MLAFLFRTFEAEGFEIPTGSMAPTLMGMHKDFECPQCGYAYQVGASHEVDLETGRQTGDLIKSATCPMCRFPTRLDQDNPLGRSYRTYSGDRIQAAKFTYYGGQEAQRWDVTLFKYPHGAETNYIKRLVGLPNETLSVWHGDLYVRPQGESAFKISRKPAEKVRATLQEVYDNDYLLEKLIERGWPLRWQSRETAGGAAWQAEDQGRRFSVTAKADAASWLAYEHTPPSWNDWQALEQGPLPAGTSVSPQLVTDFCAYNTGATTATGPPKKQALFAQGLHWVGDLAIDFTCDVAADTGKLLIDLVEAGRHYQCAIELSSGEASLSIDGQVLGKAHTPVQGSGEYELSFANVDDQLFLWVDGDVIEFPESVGGGLPYPTPSAARPQPDDLRPARIGAQGAKVDVRHLRLRRDIYYIACRAPRQFPDYSISIDDYDPNCPLFSQLDEQHIRRMMSDPNVWGFFDGRRPVEFVMGANQFLMFGDNSSASMDSRLWLRSDNSGDPALVDRSLLIGKAMFVYWPHAWETPVSIDVVGYPVPFYPNFRKFRLVR, translated from the coding sequence ATGCTCGCCTTCCTGTTCCGGACGTTCGAGGCCGAGGGTTTCGAAATCCCGACCGGCTCGATGGCGCCGACGCTGATGGGCATGCACAAGGACTTCGAGTGTCCACAATGTGGCTATGCGTATCAGGTGGGCGCCAGTCATGAGGTCGATTTGGAAACCGGTCGGCAAACCGGCGATCTGATCAAGAGCGCGACCTGTCCGATGTGCCGATTTCCTACTCGGCTCGACCAAGACAACCCCTTGGGGCGCAGCTATCGCACCTACTCCGGCGACCGAATTCAGGCGGCGAAGTTCACCTACTACGGCGGCCAAGAGGCACAGCGTTGGGACGTCACGCTGTTCAAATATCCGCACGGCGCCGAGACGAACTACATCAAGCGCCTGGTTGGACTGCCAAACGAAACGCTGAGCGTCTGGCACGGCGATCTCTACGTCCGTCCTCAGGGTGAATCGGCCTTCAAAATTTCGCGCAAGCCTGCCGAAAAAGTCCGCGCCACGCTGCAAGAGGTTTACGACAACGACTACCTGCTCGAGAAGTTGATCGAACGGGGTTGGCCCTTGCGCTGGCAATCGCGCGAAACGGCCGGCGGCGCGGCTTGGCAAGCCGAAGACCAGGGGCGGCGGTTCAGCGTCACAGCCAAGGCGGACGCGGCGAGTTGGCTGGCCTACGAGCACACGCCTCCCTCGTGGAACGATTGGCAGGCCTTGGAACAAGGACCCTTGCCGGCGGGTACCTCGGTCTCGCCGCAGCTCGTTACCGATTTCTGCGCCTATAACACCGGCGCGACGACTGCGACGGGTCCGCCGAAGAAACAAGCGCTCTTCGCCCAAGGGCTGCACTGGGTCGGTGACCTGGCGATCGACTTTACCTGCGACGTGGCTGCCGACACCGGCAAGCTGCTCATCGATCTGGTCGAAGCCGGGCGCCACTACCAGTGTGCGATCGAGTTGTCGTCAGGCGAGGCCAGCCTGTCGATTGATGGGCAGGTGCTGGGCAAAGCGCACACGCCGGTCCAAGGATCGGGCGAGTATGAACTCAGCTTTGCGAACGTCGACGATCAACTGTTCCTGTGGGTCGACGGCGACGTGATCGAGTTTCCCGAGAGCGTCGGCGGCGGCCTCCCGTACCCGACACCCAGCGCCGCGCGACCGCAACCCGACGATTTGCGACCGGCCCGAATCGGGGCCCAAGGAGCCAAGGTCGACGTCCGTCATTTGCGGCTCCGGCGCGACATCTACTACATCGCCTGCCGCGCGCCGCGGCAGTTTCCCGACTACAGCATCAGCATTGACGACTACGATCCCAATTGTCCGCTGTTCTCCCAACTCGACGAGCAACACATTCGCCGCATGATGTCCGATCCGAACGTGTGGGGTTTTTTCGACGGCCGGCGGCCCGTCGAATTTGTGATGGGCGCTAATCAGTTCTTAATGTTCGGCGACAACAGCTCCGCGAGCATGGACAGCCGGCTCTGGCTGCGCTCGGACAACTCCGGCGATCCGGCGCTCGTCGATCGCAGTTTGTTGATCGGCAAGGCAATGTTCGTCTACTGGCCGCACGCCTGGGAAACGCCGGTCTCGATCGACGTCGTGGGCTATCCCGTGCCTTTCTATCCGAACTTCCGGAAGTTCCGCCTCGTGCGGTAA
- a CDS encoding response regulator: protein MSASSFRDQFDNCTDLVRCIVAWMMLALLAVGLLQAFLQYDSRVEHNTQRALARAQSLGAALPQILGDAGTEHFKRAQIQAAIERLVAIDDSSEVTVFAADGNVVTASSFRGQRRRTTVQSAELMTAMKRVSRDGRGLIINAKHAGDERTFVLVPLTVRGKSPAEHPSGVVAVAVNLSEIRAEARHVALESVLIVVGQILAVWFVVATLLRRWVLVPLQRLAQATVASLESGRFVVPAQLPANEIGQLARAFERVFGTLTESQRQAKKLALVAARTDNAVIITDAEGKIEWVNESFERMTDYTLAEVLGQDCSFLQGAETDLATVEQIRQSVARGEGFSLEVCCCAKHGRRFWVAVEAQPNCDADDKQTRFIALVRDITERRQAEEDLKSYSYALETTNTCLQQFINAAETATRAKSEFLANMSHEIRTPMTAILGYSEVLLEEPGAEPGTPRGDALLTIRRNGEYLIELINDILDLSKIEAGHLEVERIRCAPLELAQDVIKLMQVRADAKGLSLSLAFEGTLPASIESDPTRVRQILINLVANAIKFTEHGTVCLTARCIPDESGLGHQLQFDVRDSGIGMTSVQLSRLFRPFSQADSSTTRKFGGTGLGLSISKRLAEMLGGDISVESTYGEGSRFRLQLALHDSSKVTWVNPLEAREETTRGAAPAVQPAVQIEARILLAEDGLGNQRLITHVLRKAGATVEVAENGLVACEKALAARDAGVPFDVILMDMQMPVLDGYDATRKLRDSGYLGPIVALTAHAMSSARDTCISAGCDDYCAKPIDRPQLLRTIAACLSPVEFERRRSPRQSELRATVC from the coding sequence ATGTCCGCAAGCTCGTTCCGCGACCAGTTTGACAACTGTACCGATCTCGTCCGCTGCATCGTCGCTTGGATGATGCTCGCGCTGCTGGCCGTCGGTTTGCTGCAAGCTTTTCTGCAGTACGACAGCCGCGTCGAACACAACACACAAAGGGCACTAGCGCGAGCGCAGTCGCTGGGCGCGGCCCTGCCTCAGATTCTCGGCGACGCAGGCACGGAGCATTTCAAGCGCGCCCAGATCCAGGCGGCGATCGAACGCCTGGTGGCCATCGACGACTCGTCCGAAGTGACGGTGTTCGCTGCCGATGGAAACGTTGTGACCGCCAGCAGTTTCCGCGGTCAGCGCCGCAGAACAACCGTCCAGTCGGCAGAACTGATGACCGCGATGAAGCGGGTCTCGCGCGACGGCCGTGGCCTGATCATCAATGCGAAGCACGCCGGGGACGAGCGCACGTTTGTGCTGGTGCCGCTGACGGTCAGGGGGAAATCGCCTGCCGAACATCCTTCCGGCGTGGTCGCAGTCGCGGTCAATCTTTCCGAAATCCGTGCCGAGGCCCGGCACGTCGCCCTGGAGTCGGTGCTGATCGTCGTGGGCCAGATCCTGGCGGTCTGGTTCGTCGTGGCCACGCTCTTGCGACGGTGGGTCCTGGTCCCTTTGCAACGTCTGGCCCAGGCGACGGTAGCGAGCCTCGAAAGCGGACGGTTCGTCGTACCGGCCCAGTTACCGGCCAACGAGATTGGTCAATTGGCTCGCGCCTTCGAGCGCGTCTTCGGCACCTTGACGGAAAGCCAGCGCCAGGCCAAGAAGCTCGCGCTCGTGGCTGCACGCACTGACAACGCGGTCATCATCACCGACGCGGAGGGCAAGATCGAGTGGGTGAACGAGAGCTTCGAGCGGATGACCGACTACACCCTGGCCGAAGTGCTCGGCCAGGACTGCTCGTTCCTGCAAGGGGCAGAGACCGATCTCGCCACGGTCGAGCAGATCCGCCAATCGGTAGCGCGCGGCGAGGGCTTTTCGCTGGAAGTTTGCTGTTGTGCCAAGCACGGGCGCAGGTTCTGGGTCGCGGTCGAGGCCCAACCGAACTGCGATGCCGATGACAAGCAGACGCGGTTCATCGCCCTGGTGCGCGACATTACGGAACGGCGCCAGGCGGAGGAAGACCTCAAGTCGTATTCGTATGCCCTGGAGACGACCAACACCTGCCTGCAGCAATTCATCAACGCCGCCGAGACGGCGACTCGGGCCAAGAGCGAATTCCTGGCCAACATGAGCCACGAGATCCGCACGCCGATGACGGCCATTCTCGGCTACTCCGAGGTGTTGCTGGAAGAGCCGGGTGCGGAGCCGGGCACTCCACGCGGCGACGCCTTGCTCACTATTCGTCGTAACGGCGAATACTTGATCGAGCTCATCAACGACATTCTCGACTTGTCCAAGATCGAGGCCGGACACCTCGAGGTCGAGCGCATTCGTTGTGCACCTCTCGAGCTGGCACAAGACGTGATCAAGCTGATGCAAGTCCGCGCCGACGCCAAAGGCCTGTCGTTGTCCTTGGCCTTCGAGGGGACCTTGCCCGCCTCGATCGAAAGCGATCCGACGCGGGTACGGCAGATCCTCATCAATCTGGTCGCCAACGCGATCAAGTTTACTGAACATGGGACGGTATGCCTGACGGCCCGCTGTATACCCGACGAAAGCGGGCTGGGCCATCAACTGCAATTCGACGTCCGCGACAGCGGCATCGGGATGACCTCGGTGCAATTGAGCCGCTTGTTCCGGCCTTTCAGCCAGGCAGACTCGTCGACGACCCGCAAGTTTGGCGGCACGGGGTTGGGCCTGAGCATCAGCAAGCGGTTGGCCGAAATGCTCGGCGGAGATATCTCCGTGGAGAGCACCTATGGCGAGGGGAGCCGGTTTCGCTTGCAACTTGCGCTGCACGACAGCTCGAAAGTCACCTGGGTGAACCCTCTCGAGGCGCGCGAAGAGACGACCCGCGGCGCAGCGCCAGCAGTACAACCGGCCGTGCAGATCGAGGCCCGCATCCTGCTCGCGGAAGACGGGTTGGGCAATCAGCGGTTGATTACCCATGTACTGCGCAAGGCCGGAGCCACGGTTGAAGTGGCCGAGAACGGTCTCGTGGCGTGCGAAAAGGCCCTCGCCGCGCGCGACGCAGGCGTTCCGTTCGACGTGATTCTGATGGACATGCAGATGCCCGTGCTCGACGGTTACGACGCCACGCGGAAGCTGCGGGACTCCGGCTATCTCGGGCCGATTGTTGCTTTGACCGCCCACGCGATGAGCTCTGCCCGGGATACCTGCATTTCAGCAGGCTGCGACGACTACTGCGCCAAGCCGATCGATCGCCCCCAATTGCTTCGCACGATCGCCGCTTGTCTGTCGCCCGTCGAGTTCGAGCGGCGACGGTCGCCGCGCCAGTCGGAACTGCGGGCAACCGTCTGTTAA